The proteins below come from a single Thermotoga sp. KOL6 genomic window:
- a CDS encoding histidine phosphatase family protein → MKLYLVRHGETSWNEKGLWQGIADVPLNERGRNQAKKLAERLKKADAVYSSPLMRSFETAKEIAEKFEKKVKIEEGLKECEISLWNGLTVEEAMREYPYEFKKWSTDPNFEVEGLESMKNVQKRVVKSMIKIVARERLNGSNDVVVVSHSLSLRSFICWVLGLPLHLHRNFKLDNASLSIVEIESKPRLILLNDTCHLESS, encoded by the coding sequence ATGAAACTCTATTTAGTAAGACATGGAGAGACTTCGTGGAATGAAAAAGGTCTTTGGCAAGGTATAGCAGATGTTCCCTTGAATGAGAGAGGAAGAAATCAAGCAAAAAAATTGGCGGAAAGATTGAAAAAAGCAGACGCTGTGTACTCCAGCCCCCTCATGAGAAGTTTCGAAACCGCAAAAGAGATTGCTGAAAAATTCGAAAAAAAGGTCAAAATCGAAGAAGGATTGAAAGAATGCGAAATATCCCTGTGGAATGGTCTCACCGTTGAGGAAGCTATGAGAGAATACCCTTACGAATTCAAAAAATGGTCCACAGACCCAAACTTTGAGGTAGAGGGGCTTGAATCTATGAAAAATGTGCAGAAACGAGTGGTAAAATCCATGATAAAGATCGTGGCTCGAGAAAGGTTGAATGGATCAAATGATGTTGTAGTTGTGTCTCATTCGCTATCTCTGAGATCTTTTATTTGCTGGGTGTTAGGACTTCCTCTCCATCTTCATCGAAATTTCAAACTCGACAACGCTTCCCTGAGCATAGTAGAAATCGAAAGCAAGCCTAGACTTATTCTTCTGAACGACACGTGTCATTTGGAAAGCTCTTGA